One window of Triticum dicoccoides isolate Atlit2015 ecotype Zavitan chromosome 5A, WEW_v2.0, whole genome shotgun sequence genomic DNA carries:
- the LOC119299738 gene encoding putative F-box/LRR-repeat protein 23, whose protein sequence is MELQPDASPMPVTSVRDWSELPLDALTSVFAGLGAVDVLMGAGLVCHSWLEAAKAPELWRKVDMGRGPRDKESTRVMCAMAKVAVERSNGKLEAFVGANFVTDEILTYVGARSPSLKGLALLSCYHVTSEGFTDLVAKCPLLEDIELSGCVGVRGDVMVATGRACLRLKRLVLDMLVLILSWSCICMGDAEGRVMRRLGEMPLWREAAVVHACTRMR, encoded by the exons ATGGAGCTGCAGCCAGACGCCTCACCTATGCCGGTGACATCAGTCAGGGACTGGTCGGAGCTGCCACTGGATGCGCTTACTTCGGTCTTCGCGGGGCTCGGCGCCGTCGACGTTCTCATGGGCGCTGGCCTTGTCTGCCACTCGTGGCTGGAGGCGGCCAAGGCGCCTGAGCTCTGGCGCAAGGTGGACATGGGGCGCGGGCCGCGGGACAAGGAG AGCACCCGAGTCATGTGCGCAATGGCGAAGGTGGCCGTGGAGCGATCCAACGGGAAGCTGGAGGCGTTTGTGGGGGCCAACTTTGTTACCGATGAGATCCTCACTTATGTTGGTGCCAG GTCGCCCTCTCTGAAGGGACTTGCTCTCTTATCATGCTACCATGTAACCAGCGAAGGGTTCACCGATCTGGTAGCCAAGTGCCCTCTGCTAGAAGACATCGAGCTTTCGGGTTGTGTAGGTGTCCGCGGCGACGTTATGGTGGCCACTGGCAGGGCATGCCTGCGGCTGAAGCGGCTGGTGCTTGACATGTTAGTTTTAATCTTGTCATGGTCATGTATCTGCATGGGAGATGCTGAGGGCCGTGTGATGCGGCGGCTTGGTGAGATGCCGTTGTGGCGTGAAGCTGCGGTGGTGCATGCATGCACTAGGATGAGGTAA